In a genomic window of Candidatus Hydrogenedentota bacterium:
- a CDS encoding DUF1638 domain-containing protein, giving the protein MRFKLLSCDVLTREVGYCLFKTPHTVDPVFTEKGEHNAPGRLRELLQGQIDAVAAGETAYDAVLLGYGLCGNATLGLRARRFPLVIPRAHDCTTLFLGSKEAFKEHFADNPSQTWASTGYSERGASVFSDSSTREWTGSTPDLAKLVEIYGEENAKYIYETMNVTHDSGSVWFIDVPETRCAGVYERIGALAAGEGKELRRIAGSIRLIEGLLSGDWPEADYLVVPPDHEVEGVYDLDEVIRARPV; this is encoded by the coding sequence ATGCGCTTCAAGCTGCTCTCCTGCGACGTGCTCACCCGCGAGGTGGGCTACTGCCTCTTCAAAACCCCGCACACCGTGGACCCCGTGTTCACCGAGAAGGGCGAGCACAATGCGCCGGGACGGCTCCGGGAACTGCTCCAGGGGCAGATTGACGCCGTCGCCGCCGGGGAGACCGCCTATGACGCCGTGCTCCTGGGCTACGGCCTCTGCGGCAACGCCACCCTCGGCCTGCGCGCGCGCCGCTTCCCCCTCGTGATCCCCCGCGCCCACGACTGCACCACGCTCTTCCTCGGGTCGAAGGAGGCCTTCAAGGAGCATTTCGCCGACAACCCGAGCCAGACCTGGGCGAGCACGGGCTATTCCGAGCGCGGCGCGTCGGTCTTCTCGGACAGCTCCACGCGCGAGTGGACCGGCTCCACGCCCGACCTGGCCAAGCTGGTCGAAATCTACGGCGAGGAGAACGCAAAGTACATCTACGAGACCATGAACGTCACCCACGACAGCGGGTCGGTCTGGTTCATTGACGTGCCCGAGACGCGCTGCGCCGGGGTGTATGAGCGGATCGGGGCCCTCGCCGCGGGCGAGGGCAAGGAACTGCGCCGCATCGCGGGCAGCATCCGCCTGATCGAGGGGCTCCTCTCGGGCGACTGGCCCGAAGCCGACTACCTGGTCGTGCCGCCGGACCACGAGGTCGAGGGGGTCTACGACCTCGACGAGGTCATCCGCGCCCGTCCCGTGTGA
- a CDS encoding hotdog fold thioesterase, with translation MDRAVLDAYFSGDELAKALEMTVTEVGTGTATVTMPIRKMHQNGLGKAHGGAIFSLADFCFAVAANSHGQVSVAATVSINFLRPPADGILTARAVEIQRGRRLGTYDVDVTDDRGKKIAIFRGTVAIMEETLASVVAKRTTQE, from the coding sequence ATGGACCGAGCGGTGCTGGACGCGTATTTCAGCGGGGACGAGCTGGCGAAGGCGCTGGAGATGACCGTCACGGAGGTGGGCACGGGCACGGCCACCGTCACCATGCCCATCCGCAAAATGCACCAGAACGGCCTGGGCAAGGCCCACGGCGGCGCGATCTTCTCCCTCGCCGACTTCTGCTTCGCCGTCGCGGCGAACAGCCACGGCCAGGTCTCCGTGGCCGCCACGGTGAGCATCAATTTCCTGCGCCCCCCGGCGGACGGCATCCTCACCGCGCGGGCCGTTGAAATCCAGCGCGGCCGCCGCCTCGGCACCTACGACGTGGACGTCACCGACGACCGCGGCAAGAAAATCGCCATCTTCCGCGGCACCGTCGCCATCATGGAGGAGACCCTCGCCAGCGTGGTTGCAAAGCGGACGACACAGGAATAG
- a CDS encoding ABC transporter ATP-binding protein — MTAPAFELNGVTLALDGKPILDGVGFVLEAGESLAVIGPNGAGKTTLLRCLLRMLSGARGEIRVFGDDLARLPRRELARRVAYVPQAEGRALPFTAREFMLMARYPHLDAFGRPGRADEEAVARAAERCGVAAFLDRRMDTLSGGERQTVFVAAAVAQAPRALLLDEPSTFLDYRHQAALGDLVEGLNRRDGLTVVSVTHDLNQGALTGGKVLALKAGRVAFFGEPGALTADPALLEDIYGTGFDFLRHPRTGEVIVAPVRGAP; from the coding sequence ATGACCGCGCCGGCCTTCGAACTGAACGGCGTCACCCTCGCCCTGGACGGGAAACCGATCCTGGACGGCGTGGGGTTTGTCCTGGAGGCGGGCGAGTCGCTGGCGGTGATCGGGCCGAACGGCGCGGGCAAGACCACCCTGCTGCGGTGCCTGCTGCGGATGCTGTCCGGCGCGCGCGGGGAGATCCGGGTGTTCGGCGACGACCTGGCGCGGCTCCCCCGCCGCGAATTGGCGCGGCGCGTGGCCTATGTGCCGCAGGCGGAGGGCCGCGCGCTCCCCTTCACAGCGCGCGAGTTCATGCTCATGGCGCGCTACCCGCACCTGGACGCCTTCGGGCGGCCGGGCCGCGCGGACGAGGAGGCGGTGGCGCGCGCCGCGGAGCGCTGCGGCGTGGCCGCATTCCTCGACCGGCGCATGGACACCCTCAGCGGCGGCGAGCGGCAGACGGTCTTCGTGGCCGCCGCCGTGGCGCAGGCGCCGCGCGCGCTGCTGCTTGACGAGCCGTCCACCTTCCTCGACTACCGGCACCAGGCGGCGCTGGGCGACCTGGTGGAGGGGCTCAACCGGCGCGACGGACTCACGGTGGTCTCCGTGACCCACGACCTGAACCAGGGCGCGCTGACGGGCGGCAAGGTGCTGGCGCTGAAGGCGGGGCGGGTCGCGTTCTTCGGCGAACCCGGCGCGCTGACCGCGGACCCCGCGCTGCTGGAGGACATCTACGGCACGGGCTTCGACTTCCTCCGCCACCCGCGGACCGGCGAAGTCATTGTGGCCCCCGTGAGGGGCGCGCCATGA
- a CDS encoding ABC transporter substrate-binding protein, translated as MRYWLMAATAAVLFAGSFAARSLLVPSSGTAAGAGSAAPGRIVSLSPGITESLFAVGAGGQVVGVTTYCNWPPEARPLPRVGAFLDTNFEAIVGLAPDLVVLMPSHRDHRAELERLGLRTEVVDQTLLEDIPASLELLGRLTGHEAEGRGAAAMLRGQITRVRDRVRGAARPRVLLSAGRDLAAKRLSEVYVAGHRTFLGQLLDAAGAENAFPDSAVDYPALSGEAILRLDPDMILEVVMSDTDIAPEDAAAAWRGLEGLRAAREDRIVVLQGAHLTIPGPRVGAALEELARAVHPQLDWAAP; from the coding sequence ATGCGCTACTGGCTGATGGCGGCGACGGCGGCGGTCCTCTTTGCGGGATCGTTTGCCGCGCGCAGCCTGCTGGTGCCGTCTTCCGGGACGGCGGCGGGGGCGGGGTCCGCCGCGCCGGGGCGGATCGTCTCGCTGTCGCCGGGCATCACGGAGTCGCTGTTCGCCGTGGGGGCGGGCGGGCAGGTCGTGGGGGTGACGACCTACTGCAACTGGCCGCCGGAGGCGCGCCCGCTGCCGCGCGTGGGCGCGTTTCTGGACACCAATTTCGAGGCCATCGTGGGCCTGGCGCCCGACCTGGTGGTGCTGATGCCGTCGCACCGGGACCACCGCGCGGAGCTGGAACGGCTCGGCCTGCGCACGGAGGTGGTGGACCAGACGCTGCTGGAGGACATCCCGGCGAGTCTGGAGCTGCTGGGGCGGCTCACGGGGCATGAGGCGGAGGGGCGGGGGGCAGCGGCGATGCTGCGCGGCCAGATCACCCGCGTGCGGGACAGGGTGCGGGGCGCGGCGCGCCCCCGCGTGCTGCTGTCCGCCGGGCGCGATCTCGCGGCCAAGCGCCTCTCGGAGGTGTATGTCGCGGGGCACCGGACCTTTCTGGGGCAGCTGCTGGACGCGGCGGGGGCGGAGAACGCCTTTCCGGACAGCGCGGTGGACTATCCGGCCCTCTCGGGCGAGGCGATCCTGCGGCTGGACCCCGACATGATTCTGGAGGTGGTGATGTCGGACACGGACATCGCGCCGGAGGACGCGGCCGCGGCCTGGCGCGGGCTGGAAGGGCTGCGCGCGGCGCGCGAGGACCGCATCGTGGTCCTTCAGGGCGCGCATCTCACCATCCCCGGCCCGCGCGTCGGCGCGGCGCTGGAGGAACTGGCCCGGGCGGTCCACCCGCAACTCGACTGGGCCGCGCCATGA
- a CDS encoding DUF86 domain-containing protein, which yields MDRDRTYLLDILDAARLAVRYLEGISLEAFVSNMQLQDAVVRRLEIMGEAARRMSPQTKEAKPDLPWREMAGLRNLLIHEYGAVDMTLVWQTVHAELPELIRKLQDMTGI from the coding sequence ATGGACCGTGACCGGACATACCTGCTGGACATTCTTGATGCGGCGCGGTTGGCTGTGCGGTATTTGGAGGGCATTTCGCTGGAAGCGTTTGTCTCCAACATGCAGCTTCAAGACGCCGTGGTGCGTCGCTTGGAGATCATGGGGGAGGCGGCGAGGAGAATGTCTCCCCAAACGAAAGAGGCCAAGCCCGACCTTCCCTGGAGGGAAATGGCCGGATTGCGCAATCTTCTCATCCACGAATACGGCGCGGTGGATATGACGCTGGTTTGGCAGACGGTACACGCCGAACTTCCGGAACTCATCCGGAAGCTTCAGGACATGACAGGGATCTGA
- a CDS encoding nucleotidyltransferase family protein: MKNLALDSGRIAAFCRKWDVEEMSLFGSVLRDDFRPESDVDVLVSFAPGAARTLFDLVRMRDELAGILGRPVDMVSRRGLESGGNPLRRESILKSAELVYGP, translated from the coding sequence ATGAAAAACCTCGCGCTGGACAGTGGACGGATTGCGGCGTTCTGCCGGAAATGGGATGTCGAGGAGATGTCCCTGTTTGGCTCCGTGTTGCGGGACGATTTTCGTCCGGAAAGCGACGTTGACGTGCTGGTGTCGTTCGCACCCGGCGCGGCCCGCACGCTTTTCGACCTGGTGCGGATGCGGGATGAGCTGGCCGGAATTCTCGGGAGACCGGTGGACATGGTGAGCCGGCGCGGACTGGAGTCCGGAGGCAACCCCCTTCGGCGGGAATCCATTCTGAAGTCTGCGGAGCTGGTGTATGGACCGTGA
- a CDS encoding ferredoxin family protein translates to MAFIVCEPCIKCKYTECVVVCPVACFHEGANMLAIDPAECIDCGVCVDACPVHAIFSEDEVPEKWREYIDLNRELSERWPVIEEQKEPLESAEEFKDVDDKRALLSPDPAPRD, encoded by the coding sequence ATGGCGTTCATCGTCTGCGAGCCCTGCATCAAGTGCAAGTACACCGAGTGCGTGGTGGTCTGCCCCGTGGCCTGCTTCCACGAGGGCGCCAACATGCTCGCCATTGACCCGGCGGAGTGCATTGACTGCGGCGTCTGCGTGGACGCCTGCCCCGTCCACGCCATCTTCTCGGAGGACGAGGTGCCGGAGAAGTGGCGCGAGTACATTGACCTGAACCGCGAGCTCAGCGAACGGTGGCCCGTGATCGAGGAGCAGAAGGAGCCCCTGGAGTCGGCGGAGGAGTTTAAGGACGTGGACGACAAGCGAGCGCTCCTCTCCCCCGACCCCGCGCCGCGCGACTAG
- a CDS encoding iron ABC transporter permease: MKRSVLPILLIALGAGVCLLAAPFFGVTTSPLSAALDPFGAGMEAVVFWRIRVPRVLTAFLAGAGLGVCGMAFQALFRNPLATPYTLGVSSGASLGAALYLRLGLAGTLLGAGGASGAAFAGAAAATLLVYGVARARGGSSGATLLLAGVAVSFFLSSMILAVQYSANLHDSFRLLRWLMGGLGMVGYDAVLGVLPFAGTGAGVIALMTQELNLVATGEDLALSRGMDVVRFRRLLFFAVSLTVGGVVAVCGPIGFVGMMAPHICRLMVGPDHRRLFPATLLFGGAFLTVCDAVARCVLAPVEIPVGIVTAMLGGPFFLWLLLTRREETF; the protein is encoded by the coding sequence ATGAAGCGGAGCGTCCTGCCCATCCTGCTGATCGCCCTCGGCGCGGGGGTCTGCCTGCTGGCCGCGCCGTTCTTCGGCGTGACCACCAGCCCCCTGTCCGCCGCCCTGGACCCCTTCGGCGCGGGCATGGAGGCCGTGGTCTTCTGGCGCATCCGCGTGCCGCGCGTGCTGACCGCCTTCCTCGCGGGCGCGGGGCTGGGCGTGTGCGGCATGGCGTTCCAGGCGCTGTTCCGCAACCCCCTGGCGACGCCGTACACCCTCGGCGTGTCCAGCGGCGCGTCGCTGGGGGCGGCGCTGTACCTGCGGCTGGGGCTGGCGGGCACGCTGCTCGGCGCGGGGGGCGCGTCCGGGGCGGCCTTTGCGGGGGCGGCGGCGGCCACCCTGCTGGTGTACGGCGTGGCGCGGGCGCGCGGGGGCAGCTCCGGGGCGACGCTGCTGCTGGCGGGCGTGGCCGTGAGCTTCTTCCTGTCCAGCATGATCCTCGCAGTGCAGTACAGCGCCAACCTGCACGACTCCTTCCGCCTGCTGCGGTGGCTCATGGGCGGGCTGGGCATGGTGGGCTACGACGCCGTGCTGGGCGTGCTGCCCTTCGCGGGCACGGGCGCCGGTGTGATCGCCCTGATGACGCAGGAGCTCAACCTGGTGGCCACGGGCGAGGATCTCGCCCTGAGCCGCGGCATGGACGTGGTCCGGTTCCGGCGGCTGCTGTTTTTCGCCGTGTCGCTCACCGTGGGCGGGGTGGTGGCCGTGTGCGGGCCCATCGGCTTCGTGGGCATGATGGCCCCGCACATCTGCCGGCTGATGGTCGGGCCGGACCACCGGCGGCTCTTCCCCGCGACGCTGCTCTTCGGCGGGGCCTTCCTGACGGTGTGCGACGCCGTGGCGCGGTGCGTCCTCGCGCCGGTGGAGATTCCCGTGGGCATCGTCACGGCCATGCTCGGCGGGCCGTTTTTCCTGTGGCTGCTGCTGACGCGGCGGGAGGAGACGTTCTGA